Proteins from one Desulfitobacterium chlororespirans DSM 11544 genomic window:
- a CDS encoding RNA degradosome polyphosphate kinase, whose protein sequence is MMKTIYDSTGNFINRELSWLEFNQRVLEGAQDTANPLFERFNFLSIVSSNLDEFFAVRVASLGDQILAGLDKRDPSGLLPQECMAQVVARAHGIIEDQYRCYRNSLLKKLRKENINIVNPKSLTKDQKKFVKDYYLHRVFPVLTPLVVDQGRPFPLLRSRELYIALLIKGAETHLFATVQVPKVLPRFVEVPSATKDREFIMLEDLITLKLPDLFQGHKLAATGFFRITRNADLDFDEEGAEDLLEAIELSIRQRKWGSVIRLEVGKGFHKDLLAILKEELEITQDKIYEIRGPIDLTFLSDFIKLKGCEHLRYLPFQPQDVPELIREKDIFKAIQEQDILLHHPYQSFQPVVELVKRAARDPQVLAIKQTLYRVSGNSPIIAALAQAAELGKQVTVLVELKARFDEEKNIHWAKHLEEAGCHVIYGLVGLKTHCKVLLIVRREEDGIKRYVHMGTGNYNDVTAKIYTDIGLMTVNPQFGADASALFNMLSGLSQPVNLNKFTLAPHGMREKFLQLIEDEAHNAQKGMKAVIVVKVNSLLDKQIILALYHASSQGVEIKLIVRGICCLRPGLPGISETISVRSIVGRFLEHSRIFYFYHGGEELVYLSSADWMPRNLDRRVELLFPVENPETKEEVKAILDIAWQDTVKARILNAKGIYKKVDKRRKKSVKSQDALCERAVAQSTREKARLQERLEGSFHPVTADVEMQGLTGMK, encoded by the coding sequence ATGATGAAAACTATCTACGACAGCACGGGGAATTTTATCAATCGTGAATTAAGCTGGCTGGAGTTTAATCAGCGTGTTTTGGAGGGGGCTCAGGATACCGCCAATCCACTGTTTGAACGGTTTAATTTCCTTTCCATTGTCAGCTCCAATCTGGATGAGTTTTTTGCGGTGAGAGTCGCATCCTTAGGCGACCAAATCCTGGCTGGTCTGGACAAACGTGATCCCTCCGGCTTGCTTCCTCAGGAATGTATGGCTCAAGTTGTGGCGCGTGCCCATGGGATAATAGAAGATCAGTACCGGTGTTACAGGAACTCTCTGCTTAAAAAACTCAGGAAGGAAAACATCAATATTGTCAACCCTAAATCTTTAACCAAGGACCAAAAGAAATTTGTGAAGGATTATTACCTGCATAGAGTTTTTCCGGTGCTCACCCCCCTGGTGGTGGATCAGGGCCGGCCTTTTCCTTTATTACGCAGCAGAGAGCTGTATATTGCCTTATTGATTAAAGGAGCGGAGACCCATCTTTTCGCCACGGTTCAAGTTCCGAAAGTCCTGCCCCGCTTTGTGGAAGTTCCCTCGGCGACCAAAGACAGGGAATTTATAATGTTGGAGGATCTGATCACCTTAAAATTGCCGGATCTTTTTCAAGGGCATAAGCTGGCAGCCACAGGTTTTTTCCGCATTACCCGCAATGCCGACCTGGATTTCGACGAAGAGGGGGCGGAAGATTTATTAGAAGCCATTGAATTATCCATACGTCAGCGCAAATGGGGTTCGGTGATCCGCCTGGAGGTGGGCAAAGGGTTTCATAAAGATCTTCTGGCCATCCTTAAGGAAGAATTGGAAATAACGCAGGACAAAATTTATGAAATACGGGGACCCATTGATCTGACGTTTCTCTCGGACTTCATTAAGCTTAAGGGATGTGAGCATTTACGCTATCTCCCTTTTCAACCTCAGGATGTCCCGGAACTGATCAGGGAAAAGGATATCTTCAAGGCCATTCAGGAGCAGGATATTCTGCTTCATCACCCCTACCAATCCTTCCAGCCGGTGGTCGAGTTAGTGAAAAGGGCAGCCAGAGATCCTCAGGTCCTGGCTATTAAACAAACCCTTTACCGCGTCAGCGGTAATTCGCCGATTATCGCCGCCCTGGCTCAGGCGGCAGAGCTTGGCAAACAGGTTACGGTTCTTGTGGAACTTAAGGCCCGCTTTGACGAGGAGAAAAACATTCATTGGGCCAAGCATCTGGAAGAGGCCGGCTGCCATGTCATCTATGGTTTAGTGGGGCTGAAAACCCATTGTAAGGTCCTCCTGATTGTGCGCCGGGAGGAAGATGGCATCAAGCGCTATGTTCACATGGGCACGGGCAATTATAATGATGTGACGGCTAAAATCTATACGGATATCGGGCTGATGACCGTGAACCCCCAGTTCGGGGCCGATGCCTCGGCTTTGTTCAATATGCTTTCCGGGCTCTCCCAGCCTGTTAACCTGAATAAATTTACTCTGGCTCCCCATGGGATGAGAGAGAAATTCCTCCAGCTTATTGAGGATGAAGCACATAACGCCCAAAAGGGAATGAAGGCGGTCATCGTCGTCAAGGTTAATTCTCTGCTTGATAAGCAAATCATTCTCGCTTTATATCATGCTTCCAGCCAGGGTGTGGAAATCAAGCTGATTGTGCGGGGAATCTGCTGCCTCCGGCCCGGTCTGCCGGGAATCAGCGAGACTATTTCCGTCCGCAGTATTGTGGGAAGATTTCTGGAGCACAGCCGTATCTTTTATTTCTATCATGGCGGAGAAGAGCTGGTGTATTTATCCAGTGCCGACTGGATGCCAAGAAACCTGGATCGCCGGGTTGAGCTGCTCTTTCCTGTCGAAAATCCGGAGACCAAGGAAGAAGTAAAGGCCATACTGGACATAGCCTGGCAGGATACGGTAAAGGCCCGCATATTAAACGCCAAAGGTATCTATAAAAAGGTGGATAAACGGCGGAAAAAATCAGTCAAAAGCCAGGATGCCCTCTGTGAACGAGCGGTAGCTCAAAGCACCAGGGAAAAAGCAAGGCTGCAGGAAAGACTGGAGGGGAGTTTTCATCCCGTGACTGCCGATGTTGAAATGCAGGGGCTTACTGGAATGAAATAA
- a CDS encoding histidinol-phosphatase HisJ family protein, producing the protein MVLVDYHMHSLNSTDAHDGIFALCAKAVARGLQEIAITDHFEPSAGNEEYLEYDARKYFAEISEARQHFEGKLRIKSGVELGQPHRFAKYSLQLIEEYPYDYVLGSAHRMPDNVDFSEVRYTPENLTAYCAIYLKELKALAQWGHYDCLGHLDLVKRYAANYRLRANLINDREQLAEILKIVIDKGKGIEVNTSGLRQASRECLPDLDIIRLYKELGGEIITVGSDAHWAEDVGEGIQDGLERLQKAGFKYVAVYTNHQPAMIKIANKSTYLIRGGLSA; encoded by the coding sequence ATGGTTTTAGTGGATTATCACATGCATTCCCTGAACTCCACGGATGCCCATGACGGGATTTTCGCCCTCTGCGCTAAAGCCGTCGCCCGGGGCTTGCAGGAAATCGCCATCACCGATCACTTCGAACCCTCTGCGGGCAATGAAGAGTATTTGGAGTATGATGCCCGGAAGTATTTTGCCGAGATTTCCGAAGCCCGCCAGCACTTCGAGGGGAAACTCCGCATCAAGAGCGGAGTGGAGTTAGGCCAGCCCCATCGTTTTGCCAAGTATTCACTGCAGCTCATCGAAGAGTATCCTTATGATTATGTGCTCGGCTCCGCCCACCGTATGCCGGACAATGTGGATTTCAGCGAAGTGCGCTACACACCGGAAAACCTGACCGCCTATTGTGCAATCTACCTGAAAGAACTCAAAGCCTTAGCCCAATGGGGCCACTATGATTGTCTCGGACATCTGGATCTGGTCAAGCGCTATGCGGCCAATTACCGGCTGCGGGCCAACCTTATAAATGATCGGGAGCAATTGGCGGAAATTCTCAAGATCGTCATTGACAAAGGCAAAGGCATCGAAGTAAACACCTCCGGGCTCCGTCAAGCGTCTCGGGAATGCTTGCCGGATTTGGATATTATCCGCCTCTACAAGGAGCTGGGCGGGGAAATCATTACCGTGGGTTCGGATGCCCACTGGGCTGAAGATGTGGGCGAAGGCATTCAAGACGGCCTGGAACGGCTGCAAAAGGCCGGCTTTAAGTACGTGGCCGTCTATACCAACCACCAACCGGCCATGATCAAAATCGCGAATAAATCAACCTACTTGATCAGGGGAGGTTTGTCGGCATGA
- a CDS encoding EAL domain-containing protein, with protein MHKRLFSNVAEMSGDYTKLMEKAGENLLLASIRRGLILMIPVVLIGSLALLFSSFPVPQYQELMARLFGQNWQDFFIYVHDGTIGILSLAMVTCITYSLATELENRDKLRINPVIVSTVALCSFVALFGINKDGFKITNYGVTGVFVSILVAVVASLLFYKLSSIKLLRIRPFSDGDSITFSHAVASIIPAAITITLFAAVNQILAALLNITDINDFLADVLYHLFANISNSFLRALLFIFLIHFLWFFGIHGSNMLEHVAQSIYVPALAINQELIQAGGEPTQIFTKTFFDTFVLMGGCGSTLCLIIAVFMLKKNKNQRRIAKFSLFPLLFNINELIVFGFPLVLNPIYLIPFLLVPLLLTMTSYAAVSLGLVPFTIQTVEWTTPVFISGYYATGFWSGCLLQLFNLILGTLCYIPFVKLSQTVSVSRLKKSFEALCAEFKKSERSNKRHSLLERQDMLGSLAKALAEDLKYDIETKKLTLFYQPQVDYEGKVFCAEALLRWNHVHYGTIYPPLVIALAEEYHLIDELGLEIIDQACSTIKIMAALGFTEMAVSVNITASQLENQDFSGKLRQLIEKHQISPKALKIEITEQVALENNKWIKDTLNAIKEMGIELEMDDFGMGHSSLMYLKEYNFDTVKLDGSLVREISTNMNCRDIISSIIYLSRSMNYAVLAEFVETEEQRQILHELGCDLYQGYLYSPAIPLADLLAYIRGSQG; from the coding sequence ATGCACAAGCGTCTTTTCAGTAATGTTGCCGAGATGAGCGGCGACTATACTAAATTGATGGAAAAAGCGGGTGAGAACCTCTTGCTGGCATCGATCCGGCGGGGGCTTATTTTAATGATTCCGGTGGTGCTGATTGGTTCTCTGGCGCTGCTGTTTTCCAGTTTTCCCGTACCCCAGTATCAGGAGCTGATGGCAAGGCTGTTCGGGCAAAATTGGCAGGACTTTTTCATCTATGTCCACGATGGTACGATTGGTATTTTATCTCTGGCCATGGTCACCTGCATCACCTATTCCTTAGCCACCGAGCTGGAGAACAGGGATAAGCTCAGAATCAATCCCGTGATCGTCTCCACTGTGGCCTTGTGTTCTTTTGTGGCTCTCTTTGGCATTAACAAAGATGGGTTTAAAATCACCAATTATGGAGTGACCGGGGTCTTTGTTTCCATACTGGTGGCGGTAGTCGCCAGCCTTTTGTTTTATAAGCTCAGTTCCATCAAGCTGCTGAGGATCCGGCCCTTTTCCGACGGTGATTCCATTACCTTCAGCCATGCCGTAGCCTCGATTATTCCGGCGGCCATCACGATCACTCTTTTTGCCGCCGTCAACCAGATTTTAGCCGCCCTTCTGAATATAACCGATATCAACGATTTCCTTGCCGACGTCCTCTATCATTTGTTCGCCAATATCAGCAATTCCTTTCTGCGGGCGCTGCTGTTTATTTTTCTGATCCATTTTCTTTGGTTTTTCGGCATTCATGGCAGCAATATGCTGGAACATGTCGCCCAGAGCATCTATGTCCCGGCCCTGGCCATTAATCAGGAGTTGATCCAGGCTGGCGGAGAACCTACCCAGATTTTTACCAAGACTTTCTTTGATACTTTTGTTCTGATGGGGGGCTGCGGAAGCACCCTCTGCCTGATCATTGCCGTATTTATGCTGAAAAAGAACAAAAATCAGCGCCGGATCGCTAAGTTCTCTCTGTTCCCCCTCCTTTTTAACATCAATGAGCTGATTGTCTTTGGCTTCCCCTTGGTCCTGAACCCCATCTATCTGATCCCCTTCCTGCTGGTGCCCCTGCTTTTGACCATGACCTCATATGCCGCCGTAAGCCTGGGGCTGGTCCCTTTCACGATTCAGACGGTGGAATGGACGACGCCGGTTTTTATCAGCGGCTACTATGCGACAGGGTTTTGGAGCGGCTGCTTATTGCAGCTTTTTAACCTGATTCTGGGGACCCTGTGCTATATACCCTTTGTTAAGCTGTCCCAGACTGTTTCGGTATCCAGGCTGAAAAAGAGCTTTGAGGCCCTTTGCGCGGAGTTCAAAAAATCGGAAAGAAGCAACAAAAGGCATAGTCTTTTGGAGCGGCAGGATATGCTCGGCAGCTTGGCCAAAGCCCTGGCCGAGGATCTGAAATACGATATCGAAACCAAGAAGCTGACCTTGTTTTATCAGCCCCAGGTGGATTATGAGGGGAAGGTGTTCTGCGCCGAAGCCTTGCTGAGATGGAATCATGTTCATTACGGCACCATTTATCCGCCCCTGGTCATTGCGCTGGCTGAGGAATATCATCTCATCGATGAACTGGGGCTTGAAATCATTGACCAAGCCTGCAGTACGATTAAGATCATGGCTGCCCTTGGGTTCACCGAGATGGCCGTTTCAGTGAATATTACCGCTTCCCAGCTTGAAAACCAAGACTTCTCCGGTAAGCTCAGGCAGCTCATCGAAAAACATCAGATCAGCCCTAAGGCCTTGAAAATTGAGATTACGGAACAGGTGGCCCTGGAAAACAACAAGTGGATCAAAGATACCCTCAATGCCATCAAGGAGATGGGAATTGAGCTGGAGATGGATGATTTCGGAATGGGCCACAGTTCACTGATGTATCTGAAAGAATATAATTTCGATACGGTTAAGCTGGACGGCTCTCTAGTGCGTGAAATTTCCACCAACATGAACTGCCGTGACATTATTTCTTCCATCATCTATTTAAGCCGCTCCATGAATTATGCTGTTTTGGCTGAATTCGTGGAAACGGAAGAGCAGCGGCAGATCCTTCACGAGCTGGGCTGCGACCTCTACCAGGGCTATCTTTACAGTCCGGCCATTCCCTTGGCCGATCTCCTGGCTTATATCAGGGGAAGTCAAGGCTGA
- a CDS encoding exopolyphosphatase, whose translation MELKIPLIAAIDVGSNYIQMIIAELNPGGQVKILEDVIQPTSIGRDTFTMGRIDRKTIQETCEILKGFSQLLKDYRVKDYHAVGTSGIREAENREYVLELIRLKTKIEVEIINSAQERFFMYRALRSCLPGPLLAEHTSLIVNLAAGGVETSIYENGALIFTEYLKIGSLRLRETLADLEAKSINFPAVMEEFIDSKTSLLKRFLQDIKFTNFIMIGNEVRTVANLCGEDQRIEVEDFTKLYEKLLIMTDDQITRTYGLAKNQADTFLPTVITLHCFLKLTHARQIYVPDISLKNGLIYDLADALVESPQSKDSLNDIISSVWYIANRFGADRRHAEQVEKLALSLFDQTGKIHGLGSQERLYLQVAAILHAVGYFISFTDPQEHAYRIIRHRNIMGLSARDLILIANIVRYNTQESPSHQDENYEGLMDRDKIVVSKLAALLKLAEALDVSHKNKVEKVEVHRKGEQLIFTMYSWQDPFLEEWTFQNCSSLFEEVTGMQVIVKRKGLSL comes from the coding sequence ATGGAGCTGAAGATTCCGCTTATTGCTGCTATTGATGTGGGATCGAACTACATACAAATGATCATCGCTGAACTCAACCCTGGGGGGCAGGTCAAGATCCTCGAAGATGTTATCCAGCCGACCTCCATCGGCCGGGATACATTCACCATGGGCAGAATCGATCGCAAAACGATTCAGGAAACCTGTGAAATTCTGAAGGGTTTCAGCCAATTGCTGAAGGATTACCGGGTCAAGGATTACCATGCTGTCGGCACCAGCGGAATTCGCGAAGCGGAAAATCGGGAGTATGTGCTGGAGCTGATTCGACTAAAAACCAAAATAGAGGTTGAGATCATCAACAGTGCCCAAGAGCGGTTCTTTATGTATCGGGCTCTGCGCAGCTGCCTGCCCGGGCCTTTGCTGGCTGAGCACACCTCCCTGATCGTCAATTTGGCGGCAGGCGGTGTGGAAACCTCAATTTATGAGAACGGGGCGCTTATTTTTACCGAGTATTTAAAAATAGGCTCCTTGCGCTTAAGGGAAACTCTGGCCGATTTAGAAGCGAAAAGCATCAATTTTCCCGCTGTGATGGAAGAATTCATCGACAGCAAGACCTCATTGTTAAAAAGATTCCTTCAGGACATCAAGTTTACCAACTTTATCATGATCGGCAATGAAGTCCGTACCGTGGCCAATCTATGCGGAGAAGACCAGCGCATTGAGGTTGAAGACTTTACGAAGCTCTATGAAAAGCTCTTAATCATGACCGACGATCAAATAACCCGGACCTACGGCCTGGCCAAGAACCAGGCGGATACCTTTCTGCCCACGGTCATCACCTTGCATTGTTTTTTGAAGCTGACCCATGCCCGGCAGATTTATGTCCCGGATATCTCCCTGAAGAACGGTCTCATCTATGATTTGGCCGATGCACTGGTTGAGAGTCCGCAAAGCAAGGATTCCTTGAATGATATAATCAGCTCTGTCTGGTATATTGCCAATCGTTTTGGAGCAGACAGACGGCATGCAGAGCAAGTTGAAAAACTCGCCCTTTCCCTGTTTGATCAGACCGGGAAGATCCACGGGCTGGGCAGTCAGGAAAGGCTGTATCTGCAGGTTGCGGCCATACTCCATGCTGTGGGCTATTTTATCAGCTTTACAGATCCCCAGGAGCATGCCTATCGGATCATCAGGCACCGCAATATTATGGGGCTGTCTGCCCGGGACCTGATCTTGATTGCCAATATTGTACGCTATAACACTCAGGAATCCCCCAGTCATCAGGACGAAAATTATGAAGGGCTAATGGATAGGGATAAAATTGTCGTATCGAAGCTGGCGGCCCTTCTGAAGCTGGCTGAAGCCCTGGATGTTTCCCATAAAAACAAAGTGGAGAAGGTGGAGGTTCATCGGAAGGGAGAACAATTGATTTTCACCATGTATTCCTGGCAGGACCCCTTTTTGGAAGAATGGACCTTTCAGAACTGCAGTTCCCTTTTTGAGGAAGTCACGGGGATGCAAGTCATAGTGAAACGAAAAGGATTAAGCTTATGA
- a CDS encoding Ppx/GppA phosphatase family protein codes for MRILGIIDIGSNSMRLVIVQLTDDNSYRIIDDVKHSVRLGKDILPNGNLHPIRMQRAIETLQFYKTLCDAIQTDQIIVVATEAIRKAANQKEFLELVYSLTGLAVRVLEGEEEAYYDYFSVANAFAMSENLIMDIGGASTELIWMKDRKVRNMASLPFGTISITEQLNQAAGNIYEKEQTVTNSLIHSFHQLGWLPHGKTLIGIGGSFRNIAKIDKKRCVYPLELSHNYYLPSERLQDIHQLIMTTPAGRRKDIRGLSSERADIIWGATTAINALLMYCGISDIYISGYGLREGIIYEEILGALHPVEDVLDYSINNLMSNIGLNKKHAFHVWQLSRSLFEQLGSVHELNASTVNVLKTAALFHDSGISISYYDHHLHSFYIILNSQINGISQQELLMAAYTAASHRKNKVKIDPDHKGLLREQEINTIRKLGVILRISESLDRQMNDNISAVACLIEQEVVTLKLTSNSTHELEAKETMEISAAFLREFGRRLHII; via the coding sequence ATGAGGATATTGGGAATTATCGACATCGGTTCAAACTCAATGCGTCTCGTCATTGTTCAGCTTACTGACGATAATTCTTACCGGATTATTGACGATGTAAAGCATTCCGTCCGTCTGGGGAAAGACATCCTGCCCAACGGCAATCTTCACCCGATAAGGATGCAGCGGGCCATCGAAACCTTGCAATTTTATAAAACTCTTTGCGATGCCATACAGACCGACCAAATCATCGTCGTGGCGACGGAAGCCATTCGTAAAGCTGCCAATCAAAAGGAATTCCTGGAACTGGTTTATAGCTTAACCGGCCTTGCCGTGCGCGTGCTGGAGGGTGAAGAAGAGGCTTACTATGATTATTTTAGTGTGGCCAATGCCTTTGCTATGTCGGAAAATCTCATCATGGATATTGGGGGCGCCAGCACCGAGCTGATCTGGATGAAAGACCGCAAGGTCCGCAACATGGCCAGCTTGCCTTTTGGCACCATCAGCATAACTGAACAGTTGAATCAAGCGGCCGGCAATATCTATGAAAAAGAACAGACTGTGACCAACTCCTTGATCCATTCTTTCCATCAACTGGGCTGGCTCCCCCACGGCAAAACACTCATTGGTATTGGGGGCAGCTTCCGCAATATTGCCAAGATAGATAAAAAGCGCTGCGTTTATCCTTTAGAGCTCTCTCACAATTATTATCTTCCCAGTGAGCGTCTTCAGGATATCCACCAACTGATCATGACCACTCCCGCCGGTCGCCGCAAGGATATCCGCGGCCTGTCCTCAGAGCGGGCCGATATTATCTGGGGCGCCACCACAGCCATTAACGCCCTGCTTATGTATTGCGGAATCAGCGATATCTATATCAGTGGTTATGGGTTGCGGGAAGGCATCATTTATGAGGAGATTCTTGGCGCTCTCCATCCGGTGGAAGATGTTCTCGACTACTCCATTAATAATCTGATGTCCAATATTGGCCTGAACAAAAAGCATGCCTTTCATGTCTGGCAGCTCTCTCGCTCACTATTTGAGCAACTTGGCTCTGTTCATGAGCTGAATGCTTCCACTGTAAACGTACTGAAAACGGCAGCCCTCTTCCATGACAGCGGCATCAGTATCAGTTATTACGATCACCACCTGCATTCCTTTTATATTATTCTTAACTCCCAAATCAATGGCATCAGCCAGCAGGAATTATTAATGGCGGCCTATACAGCAGCCTCTCACCGCAAAAACAAGGTTAAGATCGATCCTGACCACAAAGGACTGCTGCGGGAGCAGGAGATTAATACGATCCGTAAACTAGGGGTTATCTTAAGAATTTCCGAGTCTTTAGATCGTCAGATGAATGATAATATCAGCGCCGTGGCTTGTTTAATCGAGCAGGAGGTGGTAACCCTTAAGCTGACCTCAAATTCTACCCATGAACTGGAAGCTAAAGAGACTATGGAAATTTCAGCAGCCTTCTTAAGAGAGTTTGGCAGACGGCTCCATATTATTTAA
- the sixA gene encoding phosphohistidine phosphatase SixA, with translation MELILMRHGQAEENMENDAERTLTKEGQKKLKRVAFGIDHLLDGKKKICIWTSPLERAWQTAQIIAKKLNVSEVEKVELLATGGDLMALLEEWLPQKQADCLIIVGHQPYLSDWSVKLAATPLPFKKGAIAGYKFNEESPLTAQLRWFVQPGVWSK, from the coding sequence ATGGAATTAATCTTGATGCGCCATGGACAAGCTGAAGAGAATATGGAGAATGATGCGGAACGCACCTTAACAAAAGAGGGGCAGAAGAAGCTCAAACGGGTAGCCTTTGGTATCGATCATTTGCTGGACGGGAAGAAAAAGATTTGTATTTGGACGAGTCCGCTGGAAAGAGCTTGGCAGACGGCTCAGATCATCGCTAAGAAGCTGAATGTATCGGAGGTGGAAAAGGTCGAGCTCCTGGCCACAGGGGGCGATCTCATGGCTTTGCTCGAAGAGTGGCTGCCGCAAAAGCAAGCCGATTGCTTAATCATCGTGGGTCATCAGCCCTATCTGTCGGACTGGAGCGTGAAACTGGCTGCTACCCCCCTGCCTTTTAAAAAAGGAGCCATCGCAGGGTATAAATTTAATGAGGAGTCTCCCTTAACGGCTCAATTGCGCTGGTTTGTGCAGCCCGGTGTGTGGTCGAAATAA